Proteins co-encoded in one Kutzneria chonburiensis genomic window:
- a CDS encoding dynamin family protein, giving the protein MSDPLGRHGTISRVTSSLPGPLSAAVARLVQTLRPQVGPGTAAGFDEVLRRLSAPLQVAVAGRIKSGKSTLVNALIGRRVAPVGVGECTRLVTRFQYGTVDRIEVVGVDGSRRVLPFDADGMIPAELDVDIETVSHLEAYLTNDVLRELTVIDTPGLGSLDSASVARTEKLLDQVSQDAVAGAEAVLYVFTQTVRADDQETLRAFTAATAGRDAGPVNAIAVLNKADTIPPESVAGSDGDVWRAAAILAGKQAATLRPRVADVLPVIGLLAESAESGAFTSADADALHALAALDEASWQTMLMSADLFTTWECAVPQATRSRLLAKLDLYGIGRAVEAIHAEPGITAGALRRVLLDASGLADVRSKLDGVFRARADGIKAAAALASVTALAAGDPGERRRVHDAIEQLLGRPEAHQLRLLEALTLITANAVTMPEDLAEEVLRVGSSGSVPEQLGLVGRPPHELVAYALERAGWWRSFASFGATPAQSRVAHVVHRAYFLIWQQLRGPVEADVAAERRALISLCLYALDRARSAGVVERLEAGLAEVGVRAVRPDGERFDPAVHEAGGTATTDDPGLVGLIAETEVPGFVDRGQSLRAPIVIVYTGRES; this is encoded by the coding sequence ATGAGTGATCCACTCGGCCGGCATGGCACCATCAGCCGGGTGACGTCCTCCCTGCCCGGGCCGCTGTCCGCGGCGGTGGCGCGGCTGGTCCAGACGCTGCGGCCGCAGGTCGGCCCGGGCACCGCCGCCGGCTTCGACGAGGTGCTGCGCCGGCTGTCCGCGCCGTTGCAGGTCGCCGTCGCCGGTCGGATCAAGTCCGGCAAGTCCACGCTGGTCAACGCCCTGATCGGCCGGCGGGTGGCGCCGGTCGGCGTCGGCGAGTGCACCCGGCTGGTGACCCGGTTCCAGTACGGCACGGTTGACCGCATCGAGGTGGTCGGCGTCGACGGCTCGCGGCGGGTGCTGCCGTTCGACGCCGACGGCATGATCCCGGCCGAGCTGGACGTGGACATCGAGACGGTGTCCCACCTTGAGGCGTATCTCACCAACGACGTGCTGCGGGAACTCACCGTGATCGACACGCCGGGGCTGGGCTCCCTGGACTCGGCGTCGGTGGCCCGGACCGAGAAGCTGCTGGACCAGGTGTCGCAGGATGCGGTGGCCGGGGCCGAAGCCGTGCTCTACGTCTTCACGCAGACCGTGCGGGCCGACGACCAGGAGACGCTGCGGGCCTTCACCGCGGCCACCGCCGGCCGCGACGCCGGCCCGGTCAACGCCATCGCCGTGCTGAACAAGGCCGACACCATCCCGCCGGAGTCGGTCGCCGGCTCGGACGGCGACGTCTGGCGGGCGGCCGCGATCCTGGCCGGCAAGCAGGCGGCGACGCTGCGGCCGCGGGTGGCCGACGTGCTGCCGGTGATCGGGCTGCTGGCCGAGTCGGCCGAGTCCGGGGCGTTCACCTCGGCCGACGCCGACGCCCTGCACGCGTTGGCCGCGTTGGACGAGGCCAGCTGGCAGACCATGCTCATGTCGGCCGACCTGTTCACGACCTGGGAGTGCGCGGTTCCCCAGGCGACCCGGTCCCGGCTGCTGGCCAAGCTCGACCTGTACGGCATCGGTCGCGCCGTGGAAGCCATCCACGCCGAGCCGGGCATCACCGCCGGGGCGCTGCGCCGAGTGCTGCTCGATGCCTCCGGCCTGGCAGATGTTCGTTCGAAGCTCGACGGTGTGTTCCGGGCCCGGGCCGATGGGATCAAGGCCGCTGCCGCGCTCGCCTCCGTGACGGCCCTCGCCGCCGGCGACCCAGGCGAGCGGCGGCGGGTGCACGACGCCATCGAGCAGCTACTCGGCCGGCCCGAGGCGCATCAGCTGCGGCTGCTTGAGGCCCTGACGCTGATCACCGCCAACGCCGTGACGATGCCCGAGGACCTGGCCGAGGAGGTGCTGCGGGTCGGCAGCTCGGGCAGCGTGCCTGAGCAGTTGGGCCTGGTCGGACGGCCGCCGCACGAGCTCGTCGCGTACGCGCTGGAGCGGGCCGGCTGGTGGCGCTCGTTCGCGTCGTTCGGGGCCACTCCGGCGCAAAGCCGGGTCGCGCACGTCGTCCATCGGGCATATTTCCTCATCTGGCAGCAATTGAGGGGGCCGGTGGAGGCTGACGTGGCGGCCGAGCGGCGAGCGCTGATCTCGCTGTGCCTGTACGCGCTGGACCGCGCGCGCAGTGCCGGCGTCGTCGAGCGGCTGGAGGCCGGGCTGGCCGAGGTCGGGGTGCGGGCCGTGCGACCGGACGGCGAGCGGTTCGACCCGGCCGTGCACGAGGCCGGCGGCACCGCCACGACCGACGATCCGGGGCTGGTCGGGCTGATCGCCGAGACCGAGGTGCCCGGCTTCGTCGACCGCGGTCAGTCGCTGCGTGCGCCGATCGTCATCGTCTACACCGGACGTGAGTCGTGA
- a CDS encoding dynamin family protein produces MTPTPQLPQLVKQARERLAVLLREHDKRAADQVDKLLARRDATPSIVVVGETNRGKSSLVNALIASPGLSPVDAEVATASYLVLRHGESWSARACYAEPIEFPVEDLRRWVTGIEQQPPRHVEVTAPIPLLDRLSIVDTPGVGGLNSMHGELAAEAAATATALLFVVDASSPFTRGELDFLATVGERVETVLFALTKVDQFRGWREILDADQRLLAEHAPRFAGAKFHAVSPRMFEMAAKAPNPAAAAMLRETSGVGELQIAVQELVVGRSLMLAEANALRTFTTAIGEVVVRLQASARALDTGHDEADALRSRRDKLAAERKSSTRSWQVKLRTEVQRARLESSHEVSRQVRDAQSWFRQAIDAADKDALAALPQQLDAALQVISARVNAVLADRLSHAADAALASLFSTDELATIRAQFARGDHPPVVLRAPEKRAATAEDRLLVFMGISGGMGAGRIAALPLAGLGVAALNPIVLPVTIVLGLGAGYWMARTRKHLADKQHMRQWLSDALADARSTLDQLVAEQLIDAEGQLALALDEALTSRIEAIDEELREVDKALKLDAAERAAQQQAVGRQLADVTSARDRGEALLGTMRQLRDHS; encoded by the coding sequence GTGACGCCGACACCTCAGCTGCCGCAGCTGGTCAAGCAGGCCCGGGAGCGGCTGGCCGTGCTGCTGCGCGAGCACGACAAGCGGGCCGCCGACCAGGTCGACAAGCTGCTGGCCCGCCGCGATGCCACGCCGTCGATCGTGGTGGTGGGCGAGACCAACCGGGGCAAGAGTTCGCTGGTCAACGCCCTGATCGCGTCGCCAGGACTGTCCCCTGTGGACGCCGAGGTGGCCACTGCGAGCTATCTCGTGCTGCGGCACGGCGAGTCGTGGTCGGCGCGGGCCTGCTATGCCGAGCCGATCGAGTTTCCGGTCGAGGACCTTCGCCGCTGGGTCACCGGCATCGAGCAGCAGCCGCCGCGGCACGTCGAAGTCACGGCCCCGATTCCGTTGCTGGACCGCTTGTCCATCGTGGACACTCCTGGCGTCGGCGGGTTGAACTCGATGCACGGGGAGCTGGCCGCCGAGGCCGCCGCCACGGCCACCGCGCTGCTGTTCGTGGTCGACGCCTCGTCCCCGTTCACCCGAGGCGAGCTGGATTTCCTTGCCACGGTTGGAGAACGCGTCGAGACCGTGCTGTTCGCGCTGACCAAGGTGGACCAGTTCCGTGGCTGGCGGGAGATCCTCGACGCCGACCAGCGGCTGCTGGCCGAGCACGCGCCCCGGTTCGCCGGCGCGAAGTTCCATGCCGTGTCGCCGCGGATGTTCGAGATGGCCGCCAAGGCCCCGAATCCCGCCGCGGCCGCGATGCTGCGGGAGACCTCCGGCGTCGGCGAGCTCCAGATCGCCGTGCAGGAGCTGGTCGTCGGCCGGTCGCTGATGTTGGCCGAGGCCAATGCCCTGCGGACGTTCACCACTGCCATCGGCGAGGTTGTGGTCCGGCTCCAGGCGTCCGCGCGGGCCTTGGACACCGGCCACGACGAGGCCGACGCGCTGCGGTCCCGCCGCGACAAGCTGGCCGCCGAGCGCAAGTCGTCCACCCGCAGTTGGCAGGTCAAGCTGCGGACCGAGGTGCAGCGGGCCCGGCTGGAGTCGTCGCACGAGGTCAGCCGGCAGGTTCGGGACGCCCAGTCGTGGTTCCGACAGGCCATCGACGCCGCCGACAAGGACGCCCTGGCCGCGTTGCCGCAGCAGCTCGATGCCGCGTTGCAGGTGATTTCGGCCCGGGTCAACGCCGTGCTGGCCGACCGTTTGAGCCATGCCGCCGACGCCGCCTTGGCTTCGTTGTTCTCCACCGACGAATTGGCCACCATTCGCGCCCAATTCGCCCGCGGCGATCATCCGCCGGTCGTTCTGCGTGCGCCGGAGAAGCGAGCCGCCACCGCCGAAGATCGACTGTTGGTGTTCATGGGTATTTCCGGCGGCATGGGCGCCGGGCGTATCGCCGCTTTGCCGTTGGCCGGCCTCGGCGTCGCCGCGCTGAATCCGATCGTGCTGCCCGTGACGATCGTGCTCGGGCTCGGCGCCGGCTACTGGATGGCTCGAACCCGCAAACACTTGGCCGACAAGCAGCACATGCGCCAGTGGCTTTCCGACGCCTTGGCCGACGCTCGGTCCACTCTGGACCAGCTCGTCGCCGAGCAGCTCATCGATGCCGAGGGTCAGTTGGCGTTGGCCCTCGACGAGGCCTTGACCAGCCGGATCGAGGCCATCGACGAGGAGCTTCGCGAGGTCGACAAGGCCCTCAAGCTCGACGCCGCCGAGCGCGCTGCCCAGCAGCAGGCCGTCGGCCGCCAGCTCGCCGACGTCACCTCCGCCCGTGACCGCGGCGAGGCCCTGCTCGGCACCATGCGTCAGCTGCGTGACCACAGTTGA
- a CDS encoding response regulator, whose amino-acid sequence MIRVLLVDDQELMRMGFRMVLNAQEDLEVIGEAADGVDAVKLAEELRPDVVLMDVRMPRLDGVEATKQITEAGTAKVLVMTTFDMDEYALSALRNGASGFLLKDTPPADLVSALRSVASGDAVVSPSVTKRLLDRFLGPSGGGELRDASVLDVLTEREREVLVLIAKGLSNTELAQKLFLSEATVKTHVGRILAKLELRDRVQAVVLAYETGLVRPGDV is encoded by the coding sequence GTGATCCGAGTTCTGCTGGTGGACGACCAGGAACTGATGCGTATGGGCTTCCGCATGGTGCTCAACGCACAGGAGGACCTTGAGGTGATCGGCGAGGCCGCGGACGGCGTCGACGCGGTCAAGCTGGCCGAAGAGCTCCGGCCCGACGTGGTGCTGATGGACGTGCGCATGCCGCGGCTGGACGGCGTCGAGGCGACCAAGCAGATCACCGAGGCCGGCACGGCCAAGGTGCTGGTGATGACCACCTTCGACATGGACGAATACGCCCTGTCGGCGCTGCGCAACGGGGCCAGCGGCTTCCTGCTCAAGGACACGCCGCCGGCCGACCTGGTGTCGGCGCTGCGGTCGGTGGCCAGCGGCGACGCCGTGGTGTCGCCGAGCGTGACCAAGCGCCTGCTGGACCGCTTCCTGGGCCCGTCCGGCGGCGGCGAGCTGCGCGACGCGTCGGTGCTGGACGTGCTCACCGAACGTGAGCGCGAAGTGCTGGTGCTGATCGCCAAGGGCCTGTCCAACACCGAGCTGGCGCAGAAGCTGTTCCTGTCCGAGGCGACGGTGAAGACGCACGTCGGCCGCATCCTGGCCAAGCTGGAGCTGCGGGACCGCGTGCAGGCCGTGGTGCTGGCCTACGAGACGGGGCTGGTCCGACCCGGCGACGTGTGA
- a CDS encoding ABC transporter ATP-binding protein: protein MIEAIGLTKRYGRTVAVRDLSFTVQPGRVTGFLGPNGAGKSTTMRMILGLDRPTEGRVLIDGRPYHELRNPMRTVGALLDAKWVHPNRSARNHLRWLAKATKLPVSRVDEVLAQVGLTAVANKRAGGFSLGMSQRLGIAAALLGDPQVLLFDEPVNGLDPEGIRWIRQFMQGLAEQGRTVLVSSHLLSEMAQTAEDLIVIGRGQLISQGSTAAFIGGATEQTVVVRSPQAERLVEVLTQWGMSVRITDDDALVISGGSSDQIGEMAATHGVVLHELSPQHGSLEEAFMRLTGHAVEYQADEVNVA, encoded by the coding sequence ATGATCGAGGCAATCGGCCTGACGAAACGCTACGGGCGGACCGTTGCGGTGCGGGACCTGTCGTTCACGGTCCAGCCGGGCCGGGTGACGGGCTTCCTCGGCCCCAACGGCGCCGGCAAGTCCACGACCATGCGCATGATCCTCGGTCTCGACCGGCCGACCGAGGGCCGAGTGCTCATCGACGGCCGTCCCTACCACGAGCTCAGGAACCCGATGCGTACCGTCGGCGCGCTGCTGGACGCGAAGTGGGTGCACCCCAACCGATCCGCCCGCAACCACCTGCGCTGGCTGGCCAAGGCGACCAAGCTGCCGGTGTCGCGGGTGGACGAGGTGCTGGCCCAGGTGGGGCTGACGGCGGTCGCGAACAAGCGGGCCGGCGGTTTCTCGCTGGGCATGTCGCAACGGCTGGGCATCGCCGCCGCGCTGCTGGGCGACCCGCAGGTGCTGCTGTTCGACGAGCCGGTCAACGGCCTCGATCCGGAAGGTATCCGCTGGATCCGCCAGTTCATGCAGGGCCTGGCCGAGCAGGGCCGCACCGTGCTGGTGTCCAGCCACCTGCTGTCGGAGATGGCCCAGACCGCGGAGGACCTGATCGTGATCGGCCGCGGGCAGTTGATCTCGCAGGGCAGCACGGCCGCGTTCATCGGCGGCGCCACCGAGCAGACCGTGGTGGTGCGCAGTCCGCAGGCCGAGCGGCTGGTGGAAGTGCTGACCCAGTGGGGCATGTCGGTGCGTATCACGGATGATGACGCGCTGGTGATCAGTGGCGGCAGCAGCGACCAGATCGGCGAGATGGCCGCGACGCACGGCGTCGTGCTGCACGAGCTGAGCCCCCAGCACGGTTCGCTCGAGGAGGCGTTCATGCGGTTGACCGGCCACGCGGTCGAGTACCAGGCGGACGAGGTGAACGTGGCATGA
- a CDS encoding HAD family hydrolase, translated as MRPALIALDVDGTILDSTGTISPAVHTAIARARAAGAHVVLSTGRTVLGVRAVITLLGFTDGTALCSNGAVRLNLATGEVIPLATFEPAPVIARLRAMLPGVTFSLEEPGVGNRVSIDYPVDGSGTRRHVDDVELGSTPTTRMIAYWQGVTRAQLSALMDVSPIAGVTWTYDHHSDAWLTVVAEGISKASALEQLRRELGVSPDATVAFGDGHNDIAMLRWAAHGVAMGGAAEDVRTAADEVTGSVAEDGVATVLDRLFR; from the coding sequence GTGCGCCCTGCCCTGATCGCCCTTGACGTCGACGGCACGATCTTGGACTCGACCGGGACCATCTCACCGGCCGTGCACACCGCCATCGCCAGAGCCAGAGCCGCCGGCGCCCACGTGGTGCTGTCCACCGGCCGCACCGTGCTCGGTGTACGGGCGGTGATCACCCTGCTCGGCTTCACCGACGGCACCGCGCTGTGCTCGAACGGTGCGGTGCGGCTCAACCTGGCCACCGGCGAGGTGATCCCGCTGGCCACCTTCGAGCCGGCCCCGGTGATCGCCCGGCTGCGGGCCATGCTGCCCGGCGTGACCTTCTCGCTGGAGGAGCCCGGTGTCGGAAATCGGGTCAGCATCGACTATCCCGTCGACGGTTCCGGCACCCGGCGGCACGTGGACGACGTGGAGCTGGGCTCGACGCCGACCACCCGCATGATCGCCTACTGGCAGGGTGTCACCCGGGCGCAACTCTCGGCGCTGATGGACGTCTCACCCATTGCGGGCGTCACGTGGACGTACGACCATCACAGTGACGCGTGGCTGACCGTCGTCGCCGAGGGCATCTCCAAGGCGAGTGCGCTCGAGCAGCTCCGGCGGGAGCTGGGGGTGTCCCCGGACGCCACCGTGGCTTTCGGCGACGGACACAACGACATCGCGATGCTCCGCTGGGCCGCACACGGTGTGGCCATGGGCGGCGCCGCCGAGGACGTGCGGACGGCGGCCGACGAGGTGACCGGCAGCGTCGCGGAGGACGGCGTGGCGACCGTGCTCGACCGACTTTTCCGATGA
- a CDS encoding sensor histidine kinase has product MRRLSLWMRAHPVFGDALIAGLIGLPDLATTANNLGGTPRGVYLFVGLFLWGPLIFRRARPKLTSNIILVAGFVQLVTHNVTHNEYGIVDGVPVRPADFALGIALYTVVAYIGRRQGLIYAAWLLLGTVLWEVWRIQDAAEVAITFFMVVCIFGFCWAVGEFVGARRQLNAELLERLKLLEVERDQQARIAVADERSRIARELHDVVAHAVSVMVVQADGASYALQSDPQMAQMALTTISDTGRQALGELRRLLGLMRDESQNDTERLPQPDTSSLPQLAEQVRGAGLPVSLTLRGDVHNLPAGVGLSVYRIVQEALTNSLKHAGGSASADVFVTRADDKIEVVVDDDGFGTPRELAGMSGGNGLIGMRERAGVLGGSLEAGPRPGGGWRVHAVLPVGTAQGPLV; this is encoded by the coding sequence GTGCGACGGCTGAGCCTGTGGATGCGAGCTCACCCGGTGTTCGGGGATGCCCTGATCGCCGGGCTGATCGGCCTGCCCGATCTGGCCACCACCGCGAACAACCTTGGCGGGACCCCCCGCGGCGTGTACCTGTTCGTCGGCCTGTTCCTGTGGGGCCCGCTGATCTTCCGCCGAGCCCGGCCCAAGCTGACCAGCAACATCATCCTGGTCGCCGGCTTCGTGCAGCTGGTCACCCACAACGTCACCCACAACGAGTACGGCATCGTCGACGGCGTGCCGGTGCGGCCGGCCGACTTCGCGCTGGGCATCGCGCTGTACACGGTGGTCGCCTACATCGGCCGCCGGCAGGGGTTGATCTACGCGGCCTGGCTGCTGCTGGGCACGGTGCTGTGGGAAGTGTGGCGGATCCAGGACGCGGCCGAGGTCGCGATCACCTTCTTCATGGTGGTCTGCATCTTCGGCTTCTGCTGGGCGGTCGGCGAGTTCGTCGGCGCCCGCCGACAACTCAACGCCGAGCTGCTGGAACGGCTCAAGCTGCTCGAGGTGGAACGGGATCAGCAAGCGCGCATCGCGGTGGCCGACGAGCGCAGCCGGATCGCCCGCGAGCTGCACGACGTCGTCGCGCACGCGGTCAGCGTGATGGTCGTGCAGGCCGACGGGGCCAGCTACGCGCTGCAGAGCGATCCGCAGATGGCGCAGATGGCGCTGACCACGATCTCCGACACCGGCCGGCAGGCGCTGGGCGAGCTGCGCCGGCTCCTCGGGCTGATGCGTGACGAGTCGCAGAACGACACCGAGCGGCTGCCGCAGCCGGACACCAGCTCGCTGCCGCAGCTGGCCGAGCAGGTCCGCGGCGCGGGGCTGCCGGTGAGCCTCACCCTGCGCGGCGACGTGCACAACCTGCCGGCAGGCGTCGGACTGTCGGTGTACCGGATCGTGCAGGAGGCGCTGACCAACTCGCTCAAGCACGCCGGCGGCAGCGCGTCCGCCGACGTGTTCGTGACCAGGGCCGACGACAAGATCGAGGTGGTCGTGGACGACGACGGCTTCGGCACGCCCCGCGAGCTGGCCGGCATGTCCGGCGGCAACGGCCTGATCGGCATGCGGGAGCGGGCCGGCGTGCTCGGCGGCAGCCTCGAGGCCGGGCCACGGCCGGGCGGCGGCTGGCGCGTCCATGCCGTGCTGCCGGTCGGCACCGCGCAGGGACCCCTAGTCTGA
- the trmB gene encoding tRNA (guanosine(46)-N7)-methyltransferase TrmB gives MTVGQQRAWDTRWPDLGQDVKALPPGPLALDEWFGRTAPVLLEIGSGMGETTSQLAAAQPELNYLACEVYKPGLAQLILRADVLEVDSLRLLRGDAVTVLTEHLSPDSLHGVRLFFPDPWPKARHHKRRIVQPDFVALVASRLVPGGVFHMATDWEEYAEQMMTVCSGEARLRNVYADEPGGWAPRPDWRPVTKFENRAVDEGRISHDLMFAKVD, from the coding sequence ATGACCGTCGGCCAGCAGCGCGCCTGGGACACCCGGTGGCCCGACCTGGGCCAGGACGTCAAGGCGCTGCCGCCCGGTCCACTCGCGCTGGACGAGTGGTTCGGGCGCACGGCCCCGGTGCTGCTGGAGATCGGCTCGGGCATGGGGGAGACCACCTCGCAGCTGGCCGCCGCGCAGCCGGAGCTCAACTACCTCGCCTGCGAGGTGTACAAGCCGGGTCTGGCCCAGCTCATCCTCCGGGCTGACGTGCTGGAGGTGGATTCGCTCCGGCTGCTGCGCGGGGATGCTGTCACCGTGCTCACCGAACATCTTTCCCCGGACTCGCTGCACGGCGTGCGGCTGTTCTTCCCGGACCCGTGGCCCAAGGCCCGCCACCACAAGCGGCGCATCGTGCAGCCCGACTTCGTCGCGCTGGTCGCGTCCCGCCTGGTGCCCGGCGGCGTGTTCCACATGGCCACCGACTGGGAGGAGTACGCCGAGCAGATGATGACTGTCTGTAGCGGCGAGGCTCGGTTGCGCAACGTGTACGCCGATGAGCCGGGCGGGTGGGCGCCCCGACCCGACTGGCGGCCGGTCACCAAGTTCGAGAACCGGGCCGTCGACGAGGGCCGGATCAGCCACGACCTGATGTTCGCCAAGGTCGACTAG
- a CDS encoding PPOX class F420-dependent oxidoreductase encodes MADTDNGWWREFIAELPARTAKLAVVRKDGSPHVAPIWVALDDDTIVFTTHRDSLKGKAILRDGRVALSFDDERPPFSFVLVRGRAEVVDDPAELLRWATLIGGRYMGADQAERYGSRNGVPGELLVRVVDAKIIAQRDIAGFN; translated from the coding sequence ATGGCTGACACCGACAACGGCTGGTGGCGGGAATTCATCGCCGAGCTGCCGGCGAGGACCGCGAAGCTGGCCGTCGTCCGCAAGGACGGCTCGCCCCACGTGGCCCCGATCTGGGTGGCGCTGGACGACGACACCATCGTCTTCACCACCCACCGAGACTCGCTCAAGGGCAAGGCCATCCTGCGGGACGGCCGAGTCGCCCTCAGCTTCGACGACGAGCGGCCGCCGTTCAGCTTCGTGCTGGTGCGCGGCCGGGCCGAGGTCGTCGACGACCCGGCCGAGCTGCTGCGCTGGGCCACCCTGATCGGCGGCCGCTACATGGGCGCGGACCAGGCTGAGCGCTACGGGTCCCGCAACGGCGTGCCCGGCGAGCTGCTCGTCCGCGTGGTCGACGCCAAGATCATTGCTCAGCGGGACATCGCCGGCTTCAACTGA
- a CDS encoding ATP-binding cassette domain-containing protein, with amino-acid sequence MIEAVGLTKRYGRTVAVDDLSFTARPGVVTGFLGPNGAGKSTTMRMVLGLDRPDTGFVLIDGRRFGELRRPLRVVGGLLDAKWVHPHRTARNHLRWLARAADMPKTRVDEVLDLVGLSKAARSPAGDFSLGMAQRLGIAAALIGDPQVLLFDEPVNGLDPQGIAWVRKLMRTMADNGRTVLVSSHLLAEMAQTADELVVIGRGRLIAQCPTAQFISEATESSVRVRTAQVERLQTALVHKGATVRHEPGALVVAGLDAAEIGELAAAHGVVLHELSPRRGSLEDAYLHHTEDAVEHRSR; translated from the coding sequence ATGATCGAAGCGGTGGGCCTGACCAAGCGCTACGGCCGGACCGTCGCGGTCGACGACCTGTCCTTCACCGCCCGCCCCGGCGTGGTCACCGGCTTCCTCGGGCCCAACGGCGCCGGCAAGTCCACCACCATGCGCATGGTGCTCGGCCTCGACCGGCCCGACACCGGGTTCGTGCTCATCGACGGCCGGCGGTTCGGCGAGTTACGCCGGCCGTTACGCGTGGTCGGCGGCCTGCTCGACGCGAAGTGGGTGCATCCGCACCGGACCGCGCGCAACCACCTGCGCTGGCTGGCCCGAGCCGCCGACATGCCGAAGACCCGCGTCGACGAGGTGCTCGACCTGGTCGGCCTTTCGAAGGCGGCCCGCAGCCCGGCCGGCGACTTCTCGCTCGGCATGGCGCAGCGGCTGGGCATCGCCGCCGCGCTGATCGGCGACCCGCAGGTGCTGCTGTTCGACGAGCCGGTCAACGGGTTGGATCCACAGGGCATCGCCTGGGTCCGCAAGCTGATGCGCACGATGGCCGACAACGGCCGGACCGTGCTGGTGTCCAGCCACCTGCTCGCGGAAATGGCGCAGACCGCCGACGAGTTGGTGGTCATCGGCCGCGGCCGGCTGATCGCGCAATGTCCCACTGCCCAATTCATCAGCGAGGCCACCGAGTCTTCCGTCCGTGTTCGCACCGCCCAGGTGGAACGATTGCAGACGGCATTGGTCCACAAAGGCGCGACGGTCCGACATGAGCCTGGCGCACTTGTGGTCGCCGGGCTCGACGCGGCCGAGATCGGCGAGCTGGCCGCCGCGCACGGCGTGGTGCTGCACGAGCTCAGCCCGCGGCGTGGTTCGCTCGAGGACGCCTACCTGCATCACACCGAGGACGCGGTCGAACACCGGTCTCGGTGA
- a CDS encoding esterase/lipase family protein translates to MGTVARAMTGLALVAASLLVTTSTASASESAPGPSQPSIISAALYALSHPTASPPGANDFSCKPTTAHPRPVVLSNGTGANAYDDWAGLSGVLKRDGYCVFAPNLGGPEGGLFQATGDIPTTSAQFGQYVDRVLAATGASKVDIVGHSQGGMLPRYYMKFNGGANKVGTLVGLSPSNHGTNLDGLVDAVRSLPGGGDFADGVIGAVCPACVQQEVGSDLLTSLNSGGDTLPGVNYTVVATRTDEVVTPYTSAYLTGPKVTNQRLQDYCLIDGTEHINITYDHIAIQLVRNALDPAHAWTPNCLT, encoded by the coding sequence GTGGGAACTGTCGCACGCGCCATGACCGGCCTAGCCCTGGTCGCGGCGTCCCTGCTCGTCACCACCTCCACCGCGTCGGCGAGCGAGTCTGCTCCCGGCCCGTCCCAGCCCAGCATCATCTCGGCCGCGCTGTACGCGCTGAGCCATCCGACCGCCTCACCGCCCGGGGCGAACGACTTCTCCTGCAAGCCGACCACCGCGCACCCGCGCCCGGTCGTGCTGTCCAACGGAACCGGGGCCAACGCCTACGACGACTGGGCCGGCCTGTCCGGCGTGCTCAAGCGGGACGGCTACTGCGTGTTCGCGCCCAATCTCGGCGGTCCTGAGGGCGGGCTGTTCCAGGCCACCGGCGACATCCCGACCACATCGGCCCAGTTCGGCCAGTACGTCGACCGGGTGCTCGCGGCCACCGGAGCGTCCAAAGTGGACATCGTCGGCCACTCGCAGGGCGGCATGCTGCCCCGCTACTACATGAAGTTCAACGGCGGCGCGAACAAGGTCGGCACCCTGGTCGGCCTGTCCCCGTCCAATCACGGCACCAACCTGGACGGCCTGGTCGACGCCGTGCGCTCACTGCCCGGCGGCGGCGACTTCGCCGACGGCGTGATCGGCGCCGTCTGCCCGGCCTGCGTGCAGCAGGAGGTCGGCTCCGATCTGCTGACCAGCCTGAACAGCGGCGGCGACACGCTGCCCGGCGTGAACTACACCGTCGTCGCCACCCGCACCGACGAGGTCGTCACGCCCTACACCTCGGCCTACCTGACCGGCCCGAAGGTGACCAACCAACGCCTACAGGACTACTGCCTGATCGACGGCACCGAGCACATCAACATCACCTATGACCACATCGCGATCCAGCTCGTGCGCAACGCCCTTGACCCGGCGCACGCCTGGACGCCGAACTGCCTTACCTGA